One region of Bacillus zhangzhouensis genomic DNA includes:
- a CDS encoding PLP-dependent aminotransferase family protein: protein MLTIQLDKTGQNGYIYHQIYTKIKEEILNRNLQPHDPLPSKRELANALNISVNSVNGAYQQLLAEGYLYSVERKGFFVESLETFHESGQLKPSSLPADLKEEPIARDDWYSFSHISVDTANFPFKSWLKSEQKAIHLHQEAFGELPHPQGVYELRETIARLIGLARGVKCYPEQLILSAGTQSLIHSLSSILPADQVYGLENPGYRRLYQMLKNNHHQIETIGIDQKGVRMSDIHKKQPNVLIITPSHQFPTGVIMPISRRIQLLNWAADQPDRYIIEDDYDSEFKYGTDSIPALQSLDRYDKVIYMGTFSKSLLPGLRLSYMVLPQHLLRRYKEEQHFFIQTANLFTQYTLLHFIKDGAYQRHIKRMNGLYEEKRKQLIEKLHTVFADNVRIIGENAGLHFIAEFRSNRTQHEILQRAKKRKLKMYGMDRFTLDEQLPGHQPGFVPLVLGFSHMTPEDIQPAVKRLYDAILGK from the coding sequence ATGCTGACAATTCAGCTAGATAAAACAGGGCAAAACGGATATATTTATCATCAAATCTATACGAAAATTAAAGAGGAAATCTTAAACCGCAACCTACAGCCGCACGATCCATTACCGTCCAAACGAGAGTTAGCCAATGCATTAAACATTAGCGTTAATTCAGTGAATGGCGCCTATCAGCAGCTGCTTGCCGAGGGGTATTTATATTCGGTTGAACGCAAAGGTTTTTTCGTGGAGTCACTAGAAACGTTTCATGAATCTGGTCAGCTAAAACCCTCTTCTCTTCCTGCAGATTTAAAGGAAGAACCGATTGCACGAGACGACTGGTATTCCTTTTCACATATCTCCGTCGATACAGCGAACTTTCCATTTAAAAGCTGGCTGAAAAGTGAACAAAAGGCGATCCATCTCCACCAAGAAGCCTTCGGTGAGCTTCCGCATCCACAAGGTGTGTATGAGCTGCGGGAAACAATTGCCCGGCTGATCGGACTTGCACGAGGTGTCAAATGCTATCCAGAACAGCTCATTCTAAGTGCAGGCACACAGTCACTGATCCATTCGTTATCAAGCATTCTTCCGGCCGATCAAGTATACGGGTTAGAAAACCCTGGCTACCGAAGGCTTTATCAAATGCTGAAAAACAATCATCACCAAATTGAAACAATTGGCATTGACCAAAAAGGGGTGCGGATGAGCGACATTCATAAGAAACAGCCGAATGTGTTAATCATTACCCCTTCACATCAATTTCCAACAGGGGTGATTATGCCGATTTCCCGGCGCATTCAGCTGTTAAACTGGGCAGCCGATCAGCCAGACCGTTATATCATTGAGGATGATTATGACAGTGAATTTAAATATGGTACAGACAGCATTCCGGCGCTGCAAAGTCTGGATCGATATGACAAAGTCATTTATATGGGCACCTTCTCAAAATCATTGCTGCCCGGCTTACGGCTAAGCTATATGGTGCTGCCTCAGCATTTATTAAGACGCTATAAAGAAGAACAGCATTTCTTCATTCAAACAGCCAACCTTTTTACACAATACACCCTTCTCCACTTTATAAAAGATGGGGCGTATCAACGGCATATTAAAAGAATGAATGGTTTATATGAGGAAAAACGGAAACAGCTCATTGAAAAGCTCCATACAGTTTTTGCTGACAATGTGCGGATTATTGGGGAAAATGCTGGGCTTCATTTTATCGCAGAGTTCCGTTCAAATCGAACGCAGCATGAGATTTTACAGCGAGCGAAAAAAAGAAAGCTGAAAATGTACGGAATGGATCGTTTTACCCTTGATGAGCAATTGCCAGGGCATCAGCCAGGCTTTGTTCCGCTCGTCCTCGGCTTCTCACATATGACGCCGGAGGATATTCAGCCAGCAGTGAAACGGCTGTATGACGCCATTTTGGGGAAATAA
- the gabT gene encoding 4-aminobutyrate--2-oxoglutarate transaminase, whose product MSQTTTNRFSTEEWQGKRDQYVARGVSNGNRHLAAKGKGAELFDIDGNRFIDFAGAIGTLNVGHSHPKVVEAVKAQAESLIHPGFNVMMYESYIELAEKLCRLTPGDHDKKALFLNSGAEAVENAVKIARKYTKRQAVVSFTRGFHGRTNMTMSMTSKVKPYKFGFGPFASEVYQAPYPYYYQKPEGLSDAAYDEYIIDQFNQFFIATVAPETVACVVMEPVQGEGGFIVPSKRFVQHVASFCEQHGIVFVADEIQTGFARTGKYFAIEHFDVVPDLITVSKSLAAGLPLSGVVGRKELLDAADPGELGGTYAGSPLGCVAALAVLDIIETEQLNQRSEHIGQVIEDKANEWRKAYSFIGEVRRLGAMAAIEIVEDQTTRTPDKKTAAAIAAYANDHGLLLLTAGINGNIIRFLTPLVITDELLNEGLGIIEDAFKAR is encoded by the coding sequence ATGAGTCAAACGACAACCAACCGTTTTTCAACCGAAGAATGGCAGGGGAAAAGAGATCAATACGTCGCAAGAGGCGTCAGTAATGGCAACCGTCATCTGGCGGCGAAGGGGAAGGGAGCCGAGCTGTTCGATATCGATGGAAACCGATTTATCGATTTTGCAGGCGCCATTGGCACATTAAACGTAGGACATTCACATCCAAAGGTCGTGGAAGCGGTCAAAGCACAGGCAGAGAGTCTGATTCATCCAGGATTCAACGTGATGATGTACGAATCGTATATCGAATTGGCAGAGAAGCTGTGCCGCCTCACACCAGGCGATCACGATAAGAAAGCCCTTTTCCTTAATTCAGGTGCAGAAGCTGTTGAAAATGCGGTGAAAATTGCACGTAAATATACGAAAAGACAGGCCGTTGTGTCGTTCACAAGAGGTTTTCACGGCAGAACGAATATGACAATGAGCATGACGAGCAAGGTCAAGCCATATAAATTTGGTTTTGGGCCATTCGCATCTGAGGTGTACCAAGCACCGTATCCTTATTACTATCAAAAGCCTGAAGGATTAAGCGATGCCGCGTACGATGAGTACATCATTGATCAATTCAATCAATTCTTCATCGCAACCGTTGCACCGGAAACCGTTGCATGTGTGGTCATGGAACCAGTCCAAGGGGAGGGCGGATTCATTGTGCCATCGAAGCGTTTTGTTCAGCATGTCGCTTCATTCTGTGAGCAGCACGGGATTGTCTTTGTTGCAGATGAAATCCAAACCGGTTTTGCGAGAACAGGAAAATACTTTGCGATTGAGCACTTTGATGTGGTGCCGGACTTAATCACTGTATCAAAATCTCTTGCTGCGGGGTTGCCGCTAAGCGGTGTCGTCGGCAGAAAAGAACTGCTTGATGCAGCAGATCCAGGGGAGCTAGGGGGAACATATGCAGGAAGTCCATTAGGCTGTGTGGCAGCACTAGCGGTTCTTGATATTATTGAAACAGAACAACTGAATCAACGATCTGAACACATTGGACAAGTCATTGAGGACAAAGCCAATGAATGGAGAAAGGCGTATTCATTCATTGGGGAAGTACGCCGATTAGGGGCAATGGCGGCAATTGAAATTGTGGAAGATCAAACAACGCGTACACCAGATAAGAAAACAGCCGCAGCGATTGCAGCATATGCAAACGATCACGGGCTGCTCTTATTAACGGCAGGGATTAATGGGAATATTATTCGCTTTTTAACACCACTTGTCATCACAGATGAGTTGCTTAACGAAGGACTAGGGATTATCGAGGACGCCTTCAAAGCACGCTAA